In Colletotrichum lupini chromosome 6, complete sequence, a single window of DNA contains:
- a CDS encoding Bys1 family protein translates to MHLTSLLIPLLAAATQTAALGKATVVNNCATEVSLWSVGGDVRAAGPLAAKGGSYSETFTRDPTTGGRALKVTRARDGLYTGAPQLVYAYNLDGAGVWYDLSTVFGDGFKGSKIVVASRLASCPAIVWEGGVSPGGSQVKVCTADQDVVLTLCA, encoded by the coding sequence ATGCATCTCACCTCCCTCCTCATCCCCCTCCTCGCCGCCGCAACCCAAACCGCAGCCCTCGGCAAAGCAACGGTAGTAAACAACTGCGCAACCGAAGTCTCCCTCTGGTCCGTCGGCGGCGACGTCCGCGCCGCCGGACCCCTGGCCGCAAAGGGCGGCTCCTACAGCGAGACCTTCACCCGGGACCCGACCACCGGCGGCCGGGCCCTCAAAGTCACCCGCGCGCGCGACGGCCTTTACACCGGCGCGCCGCAGCTCGTGTACGCGTATAACCTGGACGGCGCGGGAGTATGGTACGACTTGAGCACCGTGTTCGGGGACGGGTTCAAGGGGAGCAAGATTGTCGTGGCGAGTCGGCTTGCGAGTTGTCCTGCTATTGTGTGGGAGGGCGGTGTTAGTCCCGGGGGTAGTCAGGTTAAGGTTTGTACGGCGGATCAGGATGTTGTTTTGACGCTTTGTGCTTAA